aaaaaaatatttttaatattcaccatttcatttatatatctCATATTTTCCATTATTACAACCAACACCCACTggcaaacttttatttatatttttccaatatatttttaaaaattataaaaatattgacatcCAACGCCGAGTATTCCACCcatcgaaaaaatttgataagtaCTCACTGTACTGTGTACGCCTGTACTTAAAAACTTGAGCTTCATGTCAAGAGGCTTTAAGTACCTGCGTCATTGACGTGTCGGTATAATTAgggtaattgattttttttttttcgttttttttaattcatttaacgatgtaatgaaattaatatccctattattttattataaactacAATAATATTAGAGCTTCACGAAGTTATTCATCCCTTTATTACTCCCTTAGAACATTAACCTGAATACTCAAATTTATTGAAGATAAATCTTAAAATATCAAGAGATTCAATTAAATGCTTTAATAATGtgtgggtttttttttgtttaattgtgATCCGTTACagataaattgaataattgaatGTAATGAAATTAACGAGTGCATAATTGTGTGTTCAGGTGTCAAGAAGTACAGGAATAATATCACATTTCGTAAATCTAAACGTGGTGATACCAGAGGCATTCATATTAGGCAGCGAGGAGCATCACGTTGACGTGGGTTCTATAATAAGCCTCGTATGCATAATAGAAaaggtaataaaaataaaaaataataaaactaaaatgttataaaaaagaaaaatacgaTAACTTTTTATCTTTCAAATAACCCTAATGGCACCATAAATTCTGATGAATTGCCTGTTTACCAGTAACTCATTTGTAAAGTgacgatatatttatatttattatctatatctgtatatatacatatatcccTCATACGTAGATTTATCGTATATAAATAAGTTCACATGTGGGgcgcagaaaaaaatttttttgttattaattaatttaaaaaaaattaattttcgatAAATACAATTCCACtccaattttaatttctttaattgtttttattgaatttatggACGTGGAattttacgaatttttttattaaaatgttattttttacaaaagcttcgtctgtggaattataaaaaaatgtttgtacTTTTATGAGCGCAAAACAAAAATCTGTCAATtaagtagaaaattaaatgttcCCTTTGAtctgaataaaaatgaaattttttatacatcgaaattttttgaaattgttctattttaagtttgaaaaaacgATAGAAGAGATCGGAAATAGGAAAAATTGGTATCGACGCGGCGCTTCGAgtgaaaaataagaaaaattggagttttcaattaaaatttaggaATTTTACTCAAAGTTTACTCAAAAATACCGAAAACttgctattaaaaattacattgaacaaaatttttcctcaacggtaattattgaaaaattttccaaatatttaCAGTTTTCATTTTGAATTGCCGCGTTGTTATATAAAACTGTAATacgtttgttttaaaaataaataacgtcAGAGACCTGATACCCGATCAGGGATTTGTACCCAATcacttcatatatttatatatatctgtattcataaatacacacagaaaaaaaaaaattttcttacagcaAGAAATATTGtccattataaatttaagacaaaaaatttcttatgaccaaaaaaaatttattggcccgataatttatttctcaccccaagaaaatttttatttcttgtaagtttacaaatacatggagtgatcagGTACTAGTCCCTGGTTGGATATTGGGTCTTTTTTCTCACagcaaaaaaaacttataagaaaatttttttgtattaatcaTGATGtggataaatttatcaattacagAGTCCTACGCCGCCACAATACGTATTTTGGTATCACAATAATCGGATgataaattatgatactgcGAGAGGTAGCGTTAGTGTACAGACAGAACCAGGACCAACTCAAAGTCGTCTCACAATTCAGCAGGCAGTTGAAACAGACTCGGGAAATTATACTTGCAGGGCTTCCAACACTAAGCCTGCTTCCATCTTCGTCTTCGTAACAGAAGGTATGCTTTATACACTTAActattattctattttatatttactcttcatatatatatttattaaaccgTTGTTTCAATTCACATCTTAAAGTCATCATTACTATTGTATTGTTTAGTATATGATGTAAaggtatttaaatataatcttTTATTGTAGCTAGCGTAGATTTTAACTGTCGTATTTGCAGAGATTAACTTGTCATTGTGtgaacaaaatatatttattttatctctttACTTAACCCAAggtaacaataatttttatttattgttttaggGCAGACtgtctaattaaaataaatttattttattattattagttttttttttaatacaaattaatgaaaattaaagcaaataaaattaatcaaatataaagCTTGAAATAAAGGgaaaacaaaagttttttttttgtaatttattcacCCTTTACTTAAAagctatttatttaacttgtaaatttttttagtttcatttaaataattttctttttttattataattgtataaaaaaaagtagaggtttattttttattaaattattattgtaagttatttttaaaaataaatagagtataaaaaaagtcaaagcGCATTTTATAAAGACAAGTAGTAAAGTTATTGTTGCGTCATACGTATAAATTCATAAGTGGTTTTTACTGCTAAATAGGACtcatgaattataaaaatataaaatgtcagagagaaaaataaagttgataatgatgataataaaaaaaaagttttatttcattgaaatttcAACTTTCAGtcattgacaattttttaattattaaatattttattttatttgcgttgtgtgtaaaaaaaattatcattaaaaattaattactaaagatttgaataaacaaaaattaataatttatttataaattacaattaatttgtattttctaacaaaaaaaaaaaaaaattaggattAAATCTGCATCGAATACGGagcagataaatttttatttaattccctcgttgtaaaatttactccggatCGGAGTAGAcgtgaattgaaataaaatttacatcacTCAAAAATGACTCCGCTGGAAAAAAAACTCTTTATTTACTTCATAcgccaagttttttttttaaactccagaACTCCGAGACTCCAAGACTCGGATTGCAATAAATTCCATATTAATTGCGAATTCACAcccgattttttacaacgCAGTAATTTATTCAGATCAGATGACAATATTGCGCAAGTTTCAATGTCCCACTTTATTTTCTAGATGCATaatacattattaattattgattgaaataaaaacttgttctatataatttaaatctatagataataataaatttaaacacttGATATCTTTTCCATCGGCTTTATTTTAGATCGACTTGAATGGAGAAGAAATACGATACCTGTAATTTTAGTATCGGTTAATTCtcaaagtttattattattgttattaatttatcaaaaataattttcatcattttagcCCGATCATtgtaatataaagtaaaaaagtcgattttttttatttggaagtgagaaatatttaatcgggaaatttaagaattgtttgaaatttttttaaactttttgaattattttattaattacccgtattgttatttgtttatttttattttaactaaaattatttaacatagttttagttgaaaaatccattagaataaaacaaaactaataaaattaaatgaacttTTCGTGTATACTAAAATTTCACTTGGCGGTCAGACGAGTTAGTAGTATTAGTAGTATAAAGTAGTTACTACTAACTACGAGTTGCTGAATTTCCGATTACTTTAAACTACTTTCAACTACTTATCACTTGATCTATTGTATTCCTCACAATATTATATTAccctaataattttaaaataaataaataaataaacagctCACTCAAACTTCAagatttatgttttatttattatttattcacaaatttccgttatttagaaaattaactTACAATGTAAGACATCCGGAGTGAATTAGGAGTGATTACGActtgtatttaaattcaattcactCCATCTGGAGTTAATCAGGAGTTTGTTTTTCCAGCGGAGTGACTTTGAAGTCAGGGTTCACTCCGATTCAGGGttttaatattacaataaactccccttcgaagtgaatttcactccaaggggattaaataaatacaaagtcatccgctccgcaaattttttacagtctatAGATGCAATAGTAAACTTACAATTcgtattcaaaaaaagtttacggacagataattttaacagaaattttgcgcaatttatttatattttcaatacaaTTTTACCCGCAAATTTGAAACCATCAAAAGTCCCGccaaaatataattcaaatttttcaagtatttgtTCAATTGCTCTACTTTAAGATAATATCAcagagaaattattcttgctTGAAATTTTATGGTGTCAGTAAATCCAGACCATGTTGGTGTAGCTGGCCAACACGGCCTAGtattactatgacaccatagcacTTCAAACAGAGAATTTCTCCGTATACTTTCCCacaatcaacacaaaaaattacagtttcaaataataatttaatgattttaatacACCGTcgagctaaaaataaatttgaaactgcaaaatttactagttaaaatttcatttattaaaattgttattggaaactgtaattttattgaattttttttaaatgtttccagTTTTCTATTCGAAATAACGCGTTAGTATATGGAACTGTGATTTCTCATGTTTTCTTTATTtcatgtattattattattattatatgtcTCGTAATCCATTATCatgatttattatatttattctctgcataaaaaaaatttccattcgTCTTTCTATAAATagacattaattattttactcgtAATTGAATCTGTCTGttagatataattaaataaataataatttataattcataatacaGCTGTAAAGTGTAACGAAAAAACTCgttgatatatttaatgagttaCTTTAATACTTTTCcataaatttcatatatttaaagataaaaaaaaattatttatttataaacaaaaaatagggATATTTGTAAAACAGCTTGTTCAAACAACGTCGAAGGTGAACAGATCTAACTCATTGAATTTGTACTTGaatccaaaaataaaacaaacttTTAAAGAGGATACTATTCTTTGAGCGATCAAACGAAAACCtatagaactaaaaataacaatttattgttaGTATTCCAGCAACTTTaagtttaaatcaatttttccccttgatattgtaaatttataacagaattttaaattattattttttttcacgaaattaattcaaataaatttttagtaaattcatatatttaaaaaaaacaataaaattaaatcaaacaatcttgtcattaaaaaaaaacttgaaacaaACTGTCACCCTGCGACTGAAACTTTTCTGCGATCTATTAAaacacttaaaaattattactttacaTAAAGTTCGtctattaattatcatttattactttcaattatattttctttattaaattatccGTCAATTATTatctgaaaattaattaaagcaattagtaatttattaaataattatcaatcgtctaatttatcattattagtCATTTTacttatgaatattattttgatattttatgtgAGCAGATCTAgtcaaatttcataaaattttatactttttactggatatatttaaattaaagtactCTGCTATTGCCCACTCTCTCTTTTCCTATTTCTTGTTCTTTTACTCAATATCGCTTACTCGCTTTTGCTCATTTCGAAATTGCGAGCAGATGCGGGATacctttgaatatttataacttcGTTACTAATCggtgacaaaattttttttttttgtttaatttatgattatttttcttgcGCGCTACAGAAGTGGTtttacacagtaaaaattaatgcgtatgtgttaaaaacggtccgtgttgattattttgtgttaaatcaGCACATTTCACTATGttgctttaaaattttaaatcgatctGCTGTTTAATACTTTAAAAGTgctacactgtgaaaaatttgcggaatgaatgcggagcggatgactgtttatttaataaataaccttggagtgaaatttactcggAAGATTCAAATCAAATCTGaaatcactcccgatttttttactgtgtattttaaaattaacacaaaatttatgataaaaagtcaATCGGTAGTCACGGaagaattataagaaaaattgaagtgaaatcgatattttataaatttacttatcGTATTGTccgaattttaataaaaattttgtgttgaaatccaacacaaatagtctgtgttaaaaaataacacaagaATGTTACGGGTTTATTTCAAcccaatattttttactatcccTCCCATCTCAACGAAGTAACTTTTCATCACATTTGAAAGATTCTCATTCTTTTGTGTAAACTTTATTTTCTGCCGGAGATCGGCGATAGTAGGAgctataattatttagtaattaattaataattttgatgtaatatttactaaaaataaagttttaataaaaatattattaaaatatatgaattaataaataaaattatgaattttccaGGTGATAAAATGGCGGCAATTCTACGCCGTAAAACCTCTGGTGCAGAAAGGACATTAGGAGATTTGATACTGGCGTTTATTGCTGCCAGTATCATTTTAGTGCGATAAGCATTCTCTCATCAAAAATATGTCCATTATTATCATAACATTATTCAGTTGtcatatttcataaatatagagaggaaaaattaataatttaaatctaaaaatgtcaacaaaaaaacaacaattatatgtattatttatcTCCTATTAATGTCATAGGAATTTAGttactaaattattatcattactgactattaattataaattataaatataaaataaataaataaagagtcCTATGTTAAATAATcacgaaatttaaaattaatgacgTTAAAAATACTCTATaatgcgtaaaaaaaaataaatgatgtaaatatttatatctattattataaattttaagttttaaactcagtaaaaattacccatttttttttttaattggtttTTAAAAAGGGCgcggatttaaaaataattgacgtATTATTCgaaagtatttattaaaaaactaaaataaatgcattagtttaattgtaattataaattaaaatgatactcaaataaatagataataatttatttattgcaattaaatttcagagcaatatgaaatttatatattaattaaataaattgtaataaattttaaatatattattagatttaaattatatgaaaatttagtaaaacgtcaatttatttaatatcgggccctttataattattattattattaattattagataaTCAAATTACACGTTCAtcgaattattaataaattgattgattgatttattaatttagaaaaaaattttttttaattattcattatttaaatatcacattctaaaaataaaataaatcttaaaatgtaactaattaaatacaatacaATACAACGGAAACAATGAAATTGATATGACATTTAAATAACCAGATTAATTGCTCGGTAAAAATACACGTTAATTAACTacaatagttaattaattgatgatgagaaaatataaaaattataattcagtaaaaaaaaagaagacatcaataaagtaaaaaaaaaaacagtgaccattttaataattcattagtAAAATCTCTAATCGTCGTAAATTAATAAGAGTCAATTTtattacataataaataaataattataaataaaataataataataattaactgcCGAGCAACAAATGGTgcgaaactgaaaaaaaaaattgatatcagaattttaaatataaaaacaaaaagaaatacatggaacaattttttattgccatttattaattaattgtatttttaaaaaatctgcaATCAATGAcaacaaattttagaatttttttttaaatttttttcaaagattttttcattttcgggAGGGTaagaaaaagttatttactgCAATGATATGAAAGTATTGAGTTAACTTTCATCGgctcaattaattttcttattataattaattaatatcattattatataagatattatttatacttgtatttatttttttacttggaaaattgtttatttatacatttagtttataagtgataaaaattaattatcaaaataatttgtaataaaataaaatatgttattaatcatttttaaaattattatacagtaaattttgataattatttttaaaataattttttatacgtttaattaaatagtaattttaaaaaataatatcaaagttgtaaaatattttgtattttatgttttcattgattttaattagtcaATAATTGTTGCtgttattacaattattattattatgggaAAGTATTGtgtgattataatttatggtgATTTATTTGactctagtaattttttataaaagaaaaaaatctttatgctcctaatacattaaaaactccgatcgATAAATTTGGGAGTTTTCCGATCATGACTGTAAGAATTATTGAgcaagatttcaaaattactaagttttaactaaaattttctgcagAAATTCTTAAGTCAACTCCTTTGTATCCAAAAA
This genomic interval from Microplitis mediator isolate UGA2020A chromosome 2, iyMicMedi2.1, whole genome shotgun sequence contains the following:
- the LOC130663916 gene encoding zwei Ig domain protein zig-8, coding for MRDRLSWYMVFLILPTILLARSLDKDRRVPYNIPPDWRALWYSNLDELQRVNEANDNNTVSNVTVQLGGTAFLHCKVRNIGERSISDAEISWIRRRDWHVLTSSLFTYTNDERFQALHPEGSDDWTLQIKYVQERDNGTYECQVSRSTGIISHFVNLNVVIPEAFILGSEEHHVDVGSIISLVCIIEKSPTPPQYVFWYHNNRMINYDTARGSVSVQTEPGPTQSRLTIQQAVETDSGNYTCRASNTKPASIFVFVTEGDKMAAILRRKTSGAERTLGDLILAFIAASIILVR